Genomic window (uncultured Flavobacterium sp.):
CAGAAATATATGGAAAATGGCGGTGGTTTTATAGGATTTCACTTTTCGGCTTTTGCTTTAAATAATTCTGATTATCCGCAAAACTGGAATTGGTATCACAATACTTTCTTAGGTTCCGGCGAATACAGAAGCAATACCTGGCGACCAACATCGGCAATTTTAAGAATCGAAAACCAACATCCGGTTACTAAAAATATTCCAAAAACATTCTCGTCTGCACCTAATGAATGGTACAGATGGAGTAACGATCTTACCAAAAATCCGGATATAAAAATCCTTTTGGCAATCGACGAAAGCAGTTTTCCGTTAGGAACAGGGCCAAAAGCTCATGAAATCTGGCACAGCGGTTATTATCCTGTGGTCTGGACAAATAAAAACTACAAAATGCTCTACGTAAACATGGGACATAATGATATTGATTATGAACATGGAACCAACAAAACACTTTCGTACACTTTTGAAAACAAAATACAAAGCCAATTAATTTTGAATGCATTGCTTTGGTTAGGAAATTCTAAAAAATAAAATTATTTAAGATGTCAAAACTTTCTCCACTTATTAA
Coding sequences:
- a CDS encoding ThuA domain-containing protein is translated as MSIFSQKTCLLTIKSILIVLFISCFLEGYSQPKKSKSKFKVIAFYTAKNDQAHISFVHEANKWFPKIAEENHFAYDSTNNWDNLNAKFLAKYQVVLFLDTRPETISQQEAFQKYMENGGGFIGFHFSAFALNNSDYPQNWNWYHNTFLGSGEYRSNTWRPTSAILRIENQHPVTKNIPKTFSSAPNEWYRWSNDLTKNPDIKILLAIDESSFPLGTGPKAHEIWHSGYYPVVWTNKNYKMLYVNMGHNDIDYEHGTNKTLSYTFENKIQSQLILNALLWLGNSKK